A window from Opitutia bacterium ISCC 52 encodes these proteins:
- a CDS encoding DUF5060 domain-containing protein has translation MVLGILTNLGLSGQTEHLLNATDFDIEGSNYYVDQDKWLAIDPSKGHRNASAKTTVPAGNARFTVELHTVGENDGSSNYEVLIGGRSVGIFTAPVSQQTTETGPRYTAVWGGVNINEGEIIEVKSRVHYTTPTTSTRGRWAKVVLSTREVDPGRAQTVAASKQTFEQTGPDLVQPRGKDGDGKVTISGELKTWHNVMLTQRGPWVHERDNKPNPFIDYSMYVTFAHESGVPVYTVPGYFAGDGMAAETSAEAGYHWRAHLSPDKAGTWSYRVSFVKGDNAALDPSVDSYLKPYHGAHGYFDIEETDKEGIDFRAKGRLEYVGGHYLRFAGSGDFYLKAGPDAPETILAYTDFDDTVALKSKVPLKTWAPHAQDYEKGDPTWQNGKGKNIIGAMNYLSSKGVNAFSFLTYNAGGDGDNIWPFVQRDTKFHYDVSKLDQWGIVFSHAQAKGIYLHFKLQENELDDNRRGSKKDAVIIPESLDGGAMGPERKLYLRELIARYSHNLALNWNLGEENTQSYEEQNAMSEYILNMDPYDHNIVIHSFPSQQEQVYRSLIGHKSVLTGTSLQNPWHKVHQQTLRWVEASKAAGKPWVVANDEQNPANQGVPPDPGYNGFDGWGTDDGFGKYNVHHIRKYTLWGNLMAGGAGVEYYFGYQLPQNDLLAEDFRSRDLSWTYCGYAINFFYDNDIPFWRMRNRNELVGNSANENTRFCLGREDEVYVVYLLEGGTTDIDLREAQGKYSVKWYNPREGGKLLNESVKSVTAGKKVSLGKPPSHTDEDWVVLVTKQATASTEFKRKK, from the coding sequence ATGGTTCTGGGCATCCTGACGAATCTAGGACTCTCAGGCCAAACAGAGCACTTACTCAACGCTACCGACTTCGATATCGAAGGTAGCAATTACTACGTCGACCAAGACAAATGGCTGGCCATCGATCCAAGTAAGGGTCATCGCAACGCCTCCGCCAAGACCACGGTTCCGGCTGGCAATGCCAGATTCACTGTCGAGCTACACACGGTGGGCGAAAACGATGGTTCCTCAAATTACGAGGTGCTTATCGGCGGTCGTTCTGTCGGCATTTTTACCGCACCCGTTTCACAGCAAACCACTGAAACGGGTCCACGCTACACAGCCGTCTGGGGCGGAGTGAACATCAACGAGGGCGAGATCATCGAAGTGAAGTCTCGTGTCCATTATACCACTCCAACCACTAGCACGCGCGGACGTTGGGCAAAGGTGGTCCTTTCCACTCGCGAGGTGGATCCAGGCCGCGCTCAAACTGTGGCTGCTTCCAAGCAAACCTTCGAACAAACCGGCCCCGACCTCGTTCAACCCCGAGGCAAAGATGGTGACGGCAAGGTAACTATTTCGGGTGAACTCAAAACCTGGCACAATGTTATGCTCACTCAACGCGGTCCCTGGGTGCACGAACGAGACAACAAGCCCAATCCTTTTATCGACTACAGCATGTATGTCACGTTCGCCCATGAGTCGGGCGTGCCCGTCTACACCGTCCCTGGCTACTTCGCTGGAGACGGTATGGCCGCCGAAACCTCTGCTGAGGCCGGTTACCACTGGCGAGCTCATCTATCCCCCGACAAGGCTGGGACTTGGAGCTACCGCGTATCCTTTGTAAAAGGCGACAACGCAGCCCTCGATCCATCCGTGGATTCCTACCTGAAGCCCTACCACGGCGCCCACGGCTATTTCGATATCGAGGAAACCGACAAAGAAGGCATCGACTTCCGTGCCAAGGGTCGGCTCGAATATGTGGGTGGACACTACCTCCGCTTTGCTGGGTCAGGGGACTTTTATCTCAAGGCCGGACCCGATGCTCCGGAGACCATTCTCGCCTATACGGATTTCGATGACACCGTAGCCCTTAAATCTAAGGTCCCCTTAAAGACCTGGGCACCTCATGCACAGGATTACGAAAAGGGCGACCCAACCTGGCAGAATGGCAAAGGTAAGAACATCATCGGCGCCATGAACTACCTCTCTTCGAAAGGAGTTAACGCGTTCTCCTTCCTCACCTACAATGCGGGTGGCGACGGAGACAACATCTGGCCGTTTGTACAACGTGACACCAAGTTCCACTACGACGTTTCCAAGCTCGATCAGTGGGGCATCGTATTCTCACACGCTCAGGCCAAAGGCATTTATCTTCACTTCAAACTTCAGGAGAACGAACTCGATGACAACCGTCGCGGCTCAAAGAAAGATGCAGTCATTATCCCCGAATCCTTGGACGGCGGTGCGATGGGTCCGGAAAGAAAACTGTATCTACGTGAGCTCATTGCTCGCTACAGCCACAACCTCGCTCTTAACTGGAACCTGGGAGAAGAGAATACTCAGAGTTACGAAGAACAAAATGCGATGTCCGAGTATATCCTCAACATGGATCCCTACGACCACAACATCGTCATTCACTCCTTCCCCAGCCAGCAGGAACAAGTCTACCGTTCTCTCATTGGACACAAATCTGTTTTAACGGGCACATCCTTGCAGAACCCCTGGCACAAAGTTCATCAACAAACCCTGCGCTGGGTGGAAGCTTCCAAGGCTGCTGGTAAACCATGGGTCGTAGCCAACGATGAGCAAAATCCTGCCAATCAAGGCGTCCCACCTGATCCCGGATACAATGGATTTGATGGATGGGGCACCGATGACGGATTCGGAAAATACAATGTTCATCACATCCGTAAATACACACTATGGGGTAATCTCATGGCGGGCGGTGCCGGAGTAGAATACTATTTCGGATATCAATTACCGCAAAATGATCTTCTCGCTGAAGACTTCCGCAGTCGCGACTTGAGTTGGACTTACTGTGGTTACGCCATCAACTTTTTCTATGATAACGACATCCCCTTCTGGCGCATGCGCAACCGCAACGAGCTGGTCGGTAATTCAGCCAACGAGAACACCCGTTTCTGCCTCGGTCGTGAAGACGAAGTCTATGTGGTTTACTTGCTCGAAGGCGGCACCACCGATATCGATTTACGCGAAGCCCAAGGCAAGTATTCGGTCAAGTGGTACAACCCACGCGAAGGTGGAAAGCTATTGAATGAATCCGTCAAATCTGTAACGGCCGGCAAAAAGGTTTCCCTTGGGAAACCACCGTCCCATACAGACGAAGATTGGGTAGTGCTGGTAACAAAGCAGGCAACTGCTTCCACGGAATTCAAAAGGAAAAAGTAG
- a CDS encoding DUF1080 domain-containing protein, whose product MYKYYLLSVACLFLSLSACTKAPENQASSNNDEWTSLFDGKTLNGWRGYNGVSIEGVWVAEEGGVLHLVGRPKKSPHVNIITEARYDDFDLHFEWKVEEGTNSGVMFHVGEGPKQPYLTGPEYQVLDNFGFRSGKGEPVGPKEHTASNYAIEAAASDETKPIGEWNESRIVVQGNHVEYWLNGVKTTEYEMHSVKWNEQIANAKFSKWEDFATLGEGHIALQDHGHRVWFRNLKIKEL is encoded by the coding sequence ATGTATAAATACTACCTATTATCCGTTGCCTGTTTGTTCCTCTCCTTAAGCGCTTGCACGAAAGCACCTGAAAACCAGGCATCGAGCAACAACGATGAATGGACCTCCCTTTTTGACGGCAAAACGCTCAATGGCTGGCGTGGCTATAATGGTGTCTCTATCGAAGGAGTTTGGGTTGCCGAAGAAGGTGGCGTACTACACTTGGTCGGACGTCCAAAGAAAAGCCCCCACGTAAATATAATTACTGAAGCCCGATACGATGACTTCGACCTACACTTCGAGTGGAAGGTCGAAGAAGGTACCAACTCAGGAGTGATGTTTCATGTTGGAGAAGGTCCCAAACAGCCTTACCTCACCGGCCCTGAGTACCAGGTATTAGACAACTTTGGTTTTCGATCCGGCAAAGGAGAGCCCGTGGGCCCGAAAGAGCACACGGCTTCGAATTATGCGATTGAAGCTGCCGCAAGCGACGAAACCAAACCCATTGGCGAGTGGAATGAAAGCCGCATTGTCGTTCAAGGCAACCACGTCGAGTATTGGCTCAATGGTGTGAAAACCACGGAATACGAAATGCACAGCGTAAAATGGAACGAACAGATCGCCAACGCCAAGTTCAGTAAGTGGGAAGACTTCGCAACACTTGGAGAAGGCCATATCGCTCTTCAGGATCACGGCCACCGTGTATGGTTCCGCAACTTGAAGATCAAAGAGCTCTAG
- a CDS encoding mandelate racemase/muconate lactonizing enzyme family protein: MGKNPFDVEVIAPSHRERNKAMAWAGVNVACWDIIGKAKNKPVYELLATNTKPRTRIKHYASCGTIWDFDKRPEDLIDEALGYKEEGFYAMKFRFAEHFERNMTIQKYLPFLEKLRDALGDDFELIHEFNMRVRIDQALELVPKLAELKFHWIEEPVDRWGRVRGGRSGQPEDIDRAIRWHQQVREAANGVPISGRETMTDRFEFKDWIESGAYDIVQPDCDTTGLSEGCYISQHAHLHGKPCVPHNWHGGLTWMSNIHLVAAIPNYQALESCRHYNPFRNGLFKEPIVVKNSYANVPKGPGLGLEIIYDADKKFPYDPKKHWLENYPSWLR, translated from the coding sequence GTGGGCAAGAACCCATTCGATGTGGAGGTGATCGCACCCAGTCACCGCGAACGCAACAAAGCCATGGCCTGGGCCGGCGTCAATGTCGCTTGCTGGGACATAATCGGTAAGGCAAAGAACAAGCCGGTCTACGAATTACTGGCAACCAATACCAAACCAAGAACCCGTATCAAGCACTACGCAAGTTGCGGCACCATTTGGGATTTTGACAAGCGTCCGGAAGATCTCATCGACGAAGCTCTTGGTTACAAAGAAGAAGGTTTCTATGCCATGAAGTTTCGTTTCGCCGAACATTTCGAGCGAAACATGACGATTCAGAAGTATTTGCCCTTTCTCGAAAAATTACGCGATGCGCTGGGTGATGATTTTGAACTCATACACGAATTTAATATGCGGGTTCGTATCGACCAAGCACTGGAGTTGGTTCCCAAACTAGCAGAATTAAAATTTCATTGGATCGAAGAACCCGTCGATCGCTGGGGTCGTGTACGCGGTGGCCGCAGTGGCCAACCGGAAGACATCGATCGTGCCATTCGTTGGCATCAGCAAGTGCGCGAGGCCGCCAATGGTGTGCCCATATCCGGAAGAGAGACCATGACCGATCGATTTGAATTCAAAGACTGGATCGAATCCGGTGCCTATGACATCGTTCAACCCGATTGCGACACCACTGGACTCAGTGAAGGTTGTTACATCTCACAACATGCCCATCTCCATGGCAAACCCTGCGTTCCCCACAACTGGCACGGTGGATTAACCTGGATGTCCAATATCCATCTAGTAGCAGCGATTCCCAACTATCAAGCGCTCGAATCCTGCCGCCACTACAACCCCTTCCGCAACGGGCTCTTTAAGGAACCCATCGTCGTAAAGAACAGTTACGCCAACGTCCCCAAAGGCCCCGGACTCGGTTTGGAAATTATCTATGACGCGGACAAAAAGTTCCCTTACGATCCCAAGAAGCACTGGCTGGAAAACTATCCTAGTTGGTTGAGGTGA
- a CDS encoding amidohydrolase — protein sequence MLFSIRSILTLSIIFTDSVGFARTHDHPHKQAVIDSIDTNTENLIDISDRIWAYAETAFKENRSSEALATYAEQNDFRVTRGVAETPTAFVAEYGSGKPIIGILGEFDALPGLSQKAVPFKSVLEEGGAGHGCGHNMFGTASLGAAVAIKELIEAGELEGTIRFYGTPAEEQFFGKLWMIRAGLFNDVDVVMDWHPNAETKAHVQSSLAMVDFEVEFFGQAAHAAADPWNGRDASDALELYASGINYYREHVKPTVRIHYDIKVAGEVVNVVPDYARIWVRVRDSKRDGMVEVWNRVAEMAEGAAILANVEHKVSLVSGIHEVLPNRTGGALTQANLEFLGPIQYTDEEIAFAKAIQKATGKPEVGLDASITPLEETQKHPSGGSTDVGDVSFILPVLRMTATVAPKDTPWHSWAVAACGGMSIGHKGMLHAAKTMSMTMVDLYENPEKVKEIKAEFKERKGDYVYEGIVPDGPPPIGN from the coding sequence ATGCTCTTCTCTATTCGTTCAATTCTTACTCTCTCAATCATCTTTACCGATTCAGTCGGATTTGCGAGGACACACGATCACCCGCACAAACAAGCGGTCATCGATTCCATTGATACCAATACGGAAAACCTGATTGATATCAGTGACCGTATTTGGGCCTACGCAGAAACTGCTTTTAAGGAGAATCGATCTTCGGAAGCTCTCGCTACCTACGCAGAGCAAAATGATTTTCGAGTCACCCGAGGGGTAGCTGAGACACCGACCGCGTTTGTGGCCGAATATGGATCAGGCAAACCCATCATTGGAATCCTCGGAGAGTTCGATGCCCTGCCCGGCTTGTCTCAAAAAGCCGTTCCGTTTAAAAGCGTCCTCGAAGAAGGAGGTGCAGGTCATGGATGTGGGCATAACATGTTTGGAACGGCATCCCTGGGTGCCGCCGTCGCCATCAAGGAGCTCATAGAGGCCGGCGAGCTCGAAGGAACTATTCGCTTTTACGGAACACCGGCAGAAGAACAATTCTTCGGAAAGCTCTGGATGATTCGGGCGGGATTATTTAACGACGTGGATGTGGTCATGGATTGGCATCCAAACGCGGAAACGAAAGCTCACGTACAAAGCTCCCTTGCCATGGTCGATTTCGAAGTGGAATTTTTCGGACAAGCGGCTCATGCAGCTGCTGACCCCTGGAACGGACGGGATGCCTCCGACGCACTCGAGCTCTATGCCTCCGGAATTAACTACTACCGCGAACACGTGAAACCAACGGTTCGTATTCATTATGATATCAAAGTTGCCGGTGAGGTTGTGAATGTGGTTCCCGACTATGCTCGCATCTGGGTTCGAGTTCGGGATTCCAAACGAGACGGCATGGTCGAAGTATGGAATCGAGTAGCGGAAATGGCCGAAGGTGCAGCCATTCTGGCCAATGTAGAACACAAGGTCTCACTCGTTTCAGGAATCCACGAAGTGCTCCCCAATCGAACCGGTGGAGCGCTCACGCAAGCCAATCTGGAGTTCCTCGGCCCTATCCAATACACCGACGAAGAAATCGCTTTTGCCAAGGCCATCCAAAAAGCGACGGGAAAACCAGAGGTAGGACTGGATGCCAGCATAACTCCCTTGGAAGAAACCCAAAAACATCCCAGTGGTGGATCGACCGATGTGGGAGATGTTAGTTTTATTTTACCCGTACTAAGAATGACAGCAACCGTGGCCCCCAAAGACACCCCCTGGCACTCCTGGGCAGTCGCCGCCTGTGGAGGCATGTCTATCGGGCACAAAGGAATGCTTCACGCAGCCAAGACCATGTCGATGACCATGGTCGATCTCTATGAAAACCCAGAGAAGGTCAAAGAGATCAAAGCCGAGTTTAAGGAACGCAAAGGTGATTACGTCTATGAAGGGATAGTTCCAGACGGCCCCCCTCCCATAGGCAACTGA
- a CDS encoding Nramp family divalent metal transporter: MTDTNDAPPVPKTFWQYLRSMGPGIVIALTWLGGGDLVDAAVAGGNYGYALMWAMALALSVRFIFVSILAKYQLCNQHNESVMEGFNRIHPVMPIFIAAVAIILGHFYGAYFVKGIGEASNQIFGGGPPWVWATLWMCVAALLMFKGAFDRIEFVFYIILALLSLSLMGVALWSGPNPVEAAKGVFLFSLPEDKGSFGVLLVVTSLIGAVGGSITNLFYPYFIKKKKWNGPKYRKLQLYDLAFGVCVLIVLDLAVWTIGAEILHPTGQTVGSIEDLANLLKTTLGRWGEIIFYLGVFGALFSSVLGDALGFGYLVQDASSLRKKDREQIKPETTRIFKIVALWTIFSPLVWMLPGTPGFVALTIIVNAAGVIVLPVLSGGIWLMTSKKSFIGTNFKNRWWEHAVMAFLFCLSIWASYNSIKAIIGYI, encoded by the coding sequence ATGACTGATACCAACGACGCGCCTCCTGTACCTAAAACATTCTGGCAGTACTTGCGCTCCATGGGGCCAGGCATCGTCATTGCTCTCACTTGGTTGGGAGGCGGTGATCTGGTAGACGCAGCCGTCGCTGGAGGCAACTATGGTTACGCCTTGATGTGGGCCATGGCGCTCGCCTTGAGCGTTCGCTTCATTTTTGTATCCATCTTGGCGAAGTACCAGCTTTGCAATCAGCACAACGAATCAGTGATGGAAGGCTTCAATCGCATCCACCCAGTGATGCCCATCTTCATCGCTGCGGTTGCCATCATCCTCGGTCACTTCTACGGCGCCTATTTCGTAAAAGGGATTGGCGAAGCCAGTAACCAGATCTTCGGTGGAGGTCCTCCTTGGGTTTGGGCGACCTTGTGGATGTGCGTCGCAGCTCTTCTGATGTTCAAAGGTGCATTCGACCGCATCGAATTTGTTTTCTATATTATCCTAGCGTTGCTCAGCCTCTCTCTCATGGGCGTCGCCCTCTGGAGTGGTCCGAATCCAGTCGAAGCGGCAAAAGGTGTATTCCTTTTTTCACTACCTGAGGACAAAGGTTCCTTCGGAGTCTTGTTGGTTGTCACTTCTCTTATCGGGGCGGTGGGAGGATCCATCACCAACTTGTTTTACCCCTACTTCATCAAAAAGAAAAAGTGGAATGGTCCCAAGTATCGTAAATTGCAACTCTACGACCTGGCGTTTGGAGTCTGTGTCCTAATCGTTCTCGACCTGGCTGTATGGACGATTGGTGCCGAGATCCTTCACCCTACCGGTCAAACGGTCGGCTCGATTGAAGATTTAGCCAACTTATTAAAGACCACACTCGGTCGATGGGGAGAGATTATTTTTTACCTCGGTGTATTTGGAGCTCTATTCAGCTCCGTGCTTGGAGATGCCTTGGGCTTTGGCTACTTGGTTCAAGATGCATCATCTCTTAGGAAGAAAGATCGTGAACAAATTAAACCTGAAACTACACGCATCTTCAAAATCGTTGCTCTGTGGACCATTTTTTCGCCGTTGGTCTGGATGCTTCCCGGCACACCCGGCTTTGTTGCCCTGACGATAATCGTCAACGCTGCAGGGGTCATTGTTCTTCCGGTGCTGTCAGGTGGTATCTGGCTGATGACTTCGAAAAAGTCCTTCATCGGAACCAATTTCAAAAACCGTTGGTGGGAGCACGCAGTCATGGCCTTCCTCTTCTGCCTCTCGATCTGGGCTTCTTATAATTCGATCAAAGCCATCATCGGATATATTTGA
- a CDS encoding PQQ-like beta-propeller repeat protein, giving the protein MAQFISFKAATVFILIIVVHIASATPESFDRLSYFAPPKAISSEAATDTWPRFLGPNHDLHSKETKLLKSFPPTGPQKVWEVEKGNGHAPIAVSGDYLVMIHELKGKETIECLHPETGKRYWKYDYPVELGSNYGVGDAPRVGPLIDEDLVFTVGVRGDLFCFDLKSGEIKWNMKLDQEFGTAPLFFGRGSCPLIFEDQLIINAGGDYSVVSLNKRTGKLIWSTEYDWHAGYASPVPATIHGEKRILVFAGGMVRPPTGGLLSINPGNGNLESAFPWRARAFASVNAASPVVVDNAVFISESYTEGGALIELKPDGEGTLRWKAPRFKSQFTTPVAHEGYLYGVSGSGGTEIVCYEIESGKELWRDGIQLKDARLGRAGLIWVDGAFLCIGAQGTLLWLDLSPKGAKILSETQLFHAPETWGIPTVSKGLLFVNQTTMGSRLICYDLRDE; this is encoded by the coding sequence ATGGCGCAGTTCATATCTTTCAAAGCAGCAACCGTTTTCATACTAATCATCGTTGTCCACATCGCCTCGGCAACGCCTGAATCGTTCGACCGACTTAGCTATTTTGCTCCTCCTAAAGCCATTTCCTCGGAGGCCGCAACAGACACGTGGCCACGATTCCTGGGACCGAATCACGATTTACACTCGAAGGAAACCAAGCTGCTAAAGTCGTTTCCACCCACGGGCCCACAAAAGGTATGGGAAGTCGAAAAAGGAAACGGCCACGCCCCCATTGCAGTCTCTGGCGACTACTTGGTCATGATCCATGAATTGAAAGGCAAAGAGACAATTGAGTGCCTTCACCCCGAAACAGGGAAACGATATTGGAAATATGATTATCCTGTCGAGTTAGGCTCAAACTATGGCGTAGGCGATGCGCCAAGAGTTGGCCCATTGATAGATGAAGACCTCGTATTCACAGTTGGGGTACGAGGAGACCTATTTTGTTTCGACCTTAAATCAGGGGAAATCAAATGGAATATGAAGCTCGATCAGGAATTTGGCACGGCTCCTCTTTTCTTTGGCCGCGGTAGTTGCCCTTTAATATTCGAAGACCAATTAATAATAAATGCGGGCGGCGATTACTCGGTCGTCAGCCTCAACAAACGTACAGGAAAGTTAATCTGGAGCACAGAATACGACTGGCATGCAGGCTATGCCTCTCCCGTACCTGCTACTATTCATGGAGAAAAACGCATACTTGTCTTTGCAGGTGGAATGGTAAGGCCACCTACCGGAGGCTTGCTTAGTATAAATCCAGGCAATGGAAATCTCGAATCCGCATTCCCCTGGAGGGCAAGAGCATTTGCTTCCGTCAATGCCGCTTCTCCGGTCGTGGTCGACAATGCGGTATTCATTTCGGAAAGCTATACAGAAGGCGGAGCCCTAATAGAACTCAAGCCGGATGGCGAAGGAACTTTGCGCTGGAAGGCGCCTAGATTCAAAAGTCAATTTACAACTCCCGTGGCCCACGAAGGTTATTTATACGGAGTAAGTGGATCCGGCGGAACCGAAATTGTCTGCTACGAAATTGAATCGGGGAAAGAGCTCTGGCGAGACGGCATCCAACTCAAAGATGCACGGCTAGGACGTGCCGGTTTAATTTGGGTCGATGGCGCTTTCTTATGTATTGGCGCTCAAGGTACGCTGCTTTGGTTAGACCTGTCACCAAAAGGAGCAAAGATCTTATCTGAAACTCAACTATTCCATGCACCGGAAACCTGGGGCATACCCACCGTAAGTAAAGGCCTGCTATTCGTGAACCAAACAACCATGGGTTCACGTCTCATTTGCTACGACTTAAGAGACGAATAA
- a CDS encoding SMP-30/gluconolactonase/LRE family protein — translation MRTNFISSFSDKTKILTASLPLMIGLGVSSQVQAREFAAGKPIGTVNEAGLRGPMSDNVKVFGSFQFCESTTFDPARNLILAMNSGDRSDPAKNDGYVSLLNPDGSVHTTKWIGASRNGLVLNNPLGSAIGDGILYTVDVDHVRSFDLKSGTPIKSVHVPGATFLNGVAVADDGTVYASNTRNPEKIFKVNTDGSSSVFAEGNPINVPNGVAMDMDGNIVVVNVNDNSVITYNPGGDVVRVEHSAEGGSDGVVVLEDGTKYVSSVKFGSVSRIRPGHEAEVIATGIPSAASMCYDSIQHQLVIPMNTNNAVAFIKL, via the coding sequence ATGCGCACGAACTTCATTTCTTCTTTTTCAGATAAAACCAAAATCCTAACAGCCTCGCTACCCCTGATGATCGGCTTGGGAGTAAGTAGCCAAGTCCAAGCCCGGGAGTTCGCGGCGGGGAAACCTATAGGCACCGTAAATGAGGCGGGACTGCGTGGTCCCATGTCGGACAATGTCAAAGTATTCGGCAGCTTTCAATTTTGCGAGAGTACCACTTTCGACCCAGCAAGAAATCTCATTCTCGCCATGAATTCGGGTGATCGCAGCGATCCAGCAAAGAACGATGGCTATGTCTCGCTCCTCAATCCAGATGGCAGTGTTCACACCACGAAATGGATAGGCGCATCCAGAAATGGCTTAGTTCTTAACAACCCACTTGGCAGTGCCATTGGAGATGGTATCCTTTACACGGTCGACGTGGACCATGTTCGTTCCTTTGACTTAAAATCCGGAACCCCCATCAAATCAGTCCACGTTCCCGGTGCCACGTTTTTGAATGGTGTTGCTGTCGCCGATGACGGAACGGTCTATGCTTCGAATACGCGCAACCCAGAAAAAATTTTTAAAGTGAATACAGATGGCAGTTCATCTGTATTTGCAGAAGGGAATCCTATCAACGTTCCAAACGGAGTAGCTATGGACATGGACGGAAACATAGTGGTGGTCAATGTGAACGACAATTCAGTCATCACCTACAATCCTGGTGGAGATGTCGTTCGTGTTGAACATTCAGCAGAAGGTGGAAGCGATGGAGTCGTAGTCCTGGAAGACGGTACGAAATACGTAAGCAGCGTAAAATTCGGTAGCGTCTCACGTATTCGTCCTGGTCATGAGGCTGAGGTCATTGCAACCGGAATCCCTAGTGCGGCATCGATGTGTTACGACTCGATACAGCATCAGCTCGTCATTCCGATGAATACCAATAACGCGGTTGCATTTATCAAGTTATAG
- a CDS encoding type II secretion system GspH family protein, translated as MFLNSINSKTTQAQRGFTLVEIMIVVTIIGLLAAMSIPAFKRVRDRAQASRVANDFRIFTDAFQMYALDNGTYPPDNTKGVVPDGMDDYLDTNVWTEETPIGGNYNWEMGVQGVQAAVSVQSVTVDNDVLILIDNMMDDGDLSNGIVRSRGGEGVMLVIEGN; from the coding sequence ATGTTTCTAAATTCGATAAACAGTAAGACTACGCAGGCTCAACGGGGCTTTACCCTCGTCGAGATCATGATCGTGGTGACCATAATCGGTTTATTGGCAGCCATGTCTATTCCGGCGTTCAAGCGTGTACGAGATCGCGCGCAGGCGAGTCGAGTTGCAAATGACTTTCGAATTTTTACGGACGCATTTCAAATGTATGCGTTGGACAATGGCACATACCCACCAGACAACACCAAAGGTGTGGTTCCTGATGGAATGGACGATTATTTGGACACAAACGTTTGGACTGAAGAAACTCCCATCGGTGGAAACTATAATTGGGAGATGGGCGTCCAGGGCGTTCAGGCCGCTGTGTCAGTTCAGAGCGTGACTGTTGATAATGATGTCCTAATTCTCATAGACAACATGATGGACGATGGAGATTTATCGAACGGCATTGTTAGATCGCGCGGTGGCGAAGGTGTCATGTTGGTCATTGAGGGAAACTGA
- a CDS encoding energy transducer TonB has product MNGEPITSIKTIDFHFDDKRGVYSVGGPESLTALLYTGNNQDAKRTYSPGDLDKELEPIEMPAPLYPEDPKHSGVDGSATLMFYVDERGRVRMPHVTEYSQSIFGESALQSVKQWRFESPVIDGKKVSVLVKQRFDFKGASGES; this is encoded by the coding sequence TTGAATGGAGAGCCCATCACCTCCATTAAGACGATTGATTTTCACTTTGATGATAAACGAGGCGTTTATTCGGTCGGCGGTCCCGAATCCTTGACCGCGCTTCTATACACCGGAAACAACCAAGATGCCAAGCGGACATACAGTCCTGGCGACCTGGACAAGGAACTGGAGCCTATTGAAATGCCTGCACCACTTTATCCTGAAGATCCTAAACACTCGGGGGTGGATGGCTCTGCGACCCTCATGTTTTATGTGGACGAGCGGGGCCGCGTAAGAATGCCTCACGTGACAGAATATTCGCAGAGCATCTTTGGCGAGTCGGCTTTGCAATCAGTTAAGCAATGGCGATTCGAATCACCTGTTATAGATGGGAAAAAGGTTTCTGTCCTAGTGAAACAACGGTTCGATTTTAAAGGGGCGTCTGGGGAAAGTTGA
- a CDS encoding alkaline phosphatase family protein translates to MKLRTILTFSSVAALCFTACSQKPQDNPLSAKRVIVIGIDGMSPDGIKNSPTPIMDSIMKSGAYTLTARGVLPTSSSPNWKSMISGSDTEHHGVTSNKWQKDKFILPAAIKGLEDIYPTIFAENANQSLIF, encoded by the coding sequence ATGAAGCTCCGAACCATTCTTACCTTTTCATCTGTGGCCGCCTTATGCTTCACCGCTTGTAGCCAAAAACCTCAGGATAATCCCCTCTCCGCCAAACGTGTAATCGTCATCGGCATCGATGGCATGAGCCCTGACGGTATTAAGAATTCCCCTACACCAATCATGGACAGTATCATGAAAAGCGGTGCCTACACATTGACCGCCAGAGGCGTGCTTCCTACATCCAGCTCGCCCAACTGGAAATCCATGATCTCTGGTTCCGACACTGAACATCACGGCGTCACTTCCAATAAATGGCAGAAAGACAAATTCATTCTTCCGGCTGCCATCAAAGGTCTGGAAGACATCTACCCCACTATTTTTGCAGAAAATGCCAACCAAAGCTTGATTTTTTGA